One genomic segment of Polynucleobacter sp. MWH-UH2A includes these proteins:
- the lepA gene encoding translation elongation factor 4 — protein sequence MDLIRNFSIIAHIDHGKSTLADRIIQLCGGLSDREMEAQVLDSMDIERERGITIKAQTAALNYKAKDGKTYNINLIDTPGHVDFSYEVSRSLSACEGALLVVDASQGVEAQTVANCYMALELGVEVVPVLNKIDLPQADPDRAKKEIEDVIGIDASEAVTCSAKTGMGVADVIEEMIAKVPPPKGDASAPLQALIIDSWFDNYVGVVMLIRVVNGTLKPKEKITLMANGSTHLVEHVGVFSPKSVDRPELSAGQVGFVIAGIKELKAAKVGDTVTHATGQQGRVPAAQPLPGFKEVKPQVFAGLYPVEASEYDQLRESLEKLKLNDASLLYEPEVSQALGFGFRCGFLGLLHMEIVQERLERQYGMNLITTAPTVVYQVQQSDGTTIMVDNPSKMPETSKVDVILEPIVTVNLYMPQEYVGSVITLCVGKRGIQTGMNYLGRQVQLTYELPMAEIVLDFFDRLKSISRGYASMDYEFKEYRPADVVKVDILINGDRVDALSVIVHRSNSQSRGREVVSKMRGIIPRQMFDVAIQAAIGSNIVARENVKALRKNVLAKCYGGDISRKRKLLEKQKEGKKRMKQVGNVEIPQEAFLAILQVED from the coding sequence ATGGATTTAATCCGCAATTTTTCTATCATCGCCCACATTGATCACGGCAAATCTACGCTTGCGGATCGCATTATTCAACTTTGTGGCGGTCTTTCTGATCGCGAAATGGAAGCCCAGGTGCTCGATTCGATGGATATCGAGCGTGAACGTGGCATCACCATTAAGGCGCAAACCGCAGCTCTTAATTACAAAGCTAAAGATGGTAAGACCTACAACATCAATCTGATTGATACCCCGGGGCACGTTGACTTCTCTTATGAAGTCAGCCGATCTTTATCTGCATGCGAAGGTGCTTTATTAGTGGTTGATGCCAGTCAAGGTGTAGAGGCACAAACTGTTGCGAACTGCTACATGGCACTTGAATTAGGGGTTGAAGTTGTTCCAGTTCTGAACAAGATCGATTTACCACAAGCCGATCCGGATCGCGCTAAAAAAGAAATCGAAGATGTGATTGGTATCGATGCATCTGAAGCGGTAACTTGTTCAGCCAAGACGGGCATGGGCGTTGCGGATGTGATCGAAGAAATGATTGCGAAAGTGCCGCCGCCAAAAGGTGATGCCTCAGCACCGTTACAAGCATTGATTATTGACTCTTGGTTTGATAACTACGTTGGTGTGGTCATGTTGATCCGAGTTGTCAACGGCACCTTAAAGCCAAAAGAAAAAATCACTTTAATGGCTAATGGCTCAACCCATTTGGTTGAGCATGTCGGTGTGTTTAGTCCGAAGTCGGTGGATCGCCCTGAGTTATCAGCAGGCCAAGTAGGTTTTGTGATTGCCGGTATTAAAGAGTTGAAAGCTGCAAAAGTGGGTGATACCGTCACGCATGCTACTGGACAGCAAGGGCGAGTTCCTGCTGCGCAACCACTGCCTGGTTTTAAAGAAGTGAAGCCACAAGTGTTTGCTGGTTTGTATCCAGTAGAGGCCAGTGAATACGATCAGTTGCGTGAGTCACTTGAAAAACTCAAGCTAAATGATGCGTCACTCTTATATGAGCCTGAGGTATCTCAAGCTTTAGGTTTTGGCTTCCGTTGCGGATTCTTGGGCTTGCTCCACATGGAGATTGTCCAAGAGCGACTAGAGCGACAGTATGGCATGAACTTGATTACAACTGCACCTACAGTGGTGTATCAAGTACAGCAGTCTGATGGCACTACCATCATGGTGGATAACCCATCCAAGATGCCTGAAACCAGTAAGGTTGATGTCATTCTTGAGCCGATAGTCACAGTGAACCTGTATATGCCCCAGGAATATGTGGGCTCAGTGATTACTTTATGCGTTGGTAAGCGTGGTATTCAGACGGGCATGAACTATCTTGGACGCCAAGTGCAGCTCACTTATGAATTACCGATGGCTGAGATTGTGTTGGATTTCTTTGATCGCCTGAAATCGATTTCTCGTGGCTATGCTTCGATGGATTACGAGTTCAAAGAATATCGTCCTGCAGATGTAGTGAAGGTCGATATTTTGATTAACGGTGATCGTGTAGATGCGCTCTCTGTGATTGTTCACCGCAGTAATAGTCAGTCACGTGGCAGAGAAGTAGTTTCAAAGATGCGCGGCATCATTCCGCGCCAAATGTTTGATGTCGCTATTCAGGCGGCTATTGGTAGCAATATCGTTGCTCGTGAGAACGTTAAGGCATTGCGTAAGAACGTTTTAGCAAAGTGCTACGGTGGTGATATCTCACGTAAGCGCAAGCTCTTAGAAAAACAAAAAGAAGGTAAGAAGCGCATGAAGCAAGTGGGCAATGTGGAAATTCCACAGGAAGCATTCTTGGCGATTTTGCAGGTGGAAGATTAA
- the lepB gene encoding signal peptidase I, which translates to MNFALILFILVVVSGIAWVADRIYFAPQRKMAGIDRMPLWLEYTAGFFPVICAVFVLRSFIVEPFKIPSGSMIPTLQIGDFILVNKFTYGIRLPVINQKVIDLGSPKRGDVIVFRYPRDESVDYIKRVVGLPGDVIAYEDKRLTINGQPLQYSGGESYLDPENMRYAKRFTESFPADLGGNRHEILNDPDRPATVFPVERFPGAEFCQYQPSGLTCKVPTGHYFAMGDNRDNSADSRYWGFVPDKNLVGKAFFVWLNLGNLGRIGGFQ; encoded by the coding sequence ATGAACTTTGCTCTCATCCTCTTTATATTGGTGGTTGTTTCAGGAATTGCTTGGGTTGCTGACCGAATTTATTTTGCGCCCCAAAGAAAAATGGCTGGAATCGATCGCATGCCTCTTTGGTTGGAGTACACCGCAGGATTTTTCCCAGTTATTTGCGCTGTATTTGTATTGCGCTCTTTTATTGTCGAGCCTTTCAAGATCCCATCTGGATCTATGATTCCAACCCTGCAAATTGGCGACTTCATCTTGGTGAATAAATTTACCTATGGAATTCGTTTGCCAGTGATCAATCAAAAAGTGATTGATTTGGGTTCACCAAAGCGTGGGGATGTCATTGTGTTTCGTTACCCACGCGATGAATCTGTTGATTACATCAAGCGGGTGGTGGGTTTGCCTGGTGATGTGATTGCATACGAAGATAAACGCTTAACGATTAATGGCCAGCCATTGCAATACAGTGGCGGTGAGTCTTATTTGGATCCTGAGAATATGCGCTACGCTAAGCGCTTTACAGAAAGCTTTCCTGCAGATTTGGGTGGCAATCGCCATGAGATTCTGAATGACCCAGATCGTCCAGCAACCGTTTTTCCAGTAGAGCGCTTTCCTGGGGCTGAGTTTTGCCAATACCAACCATCGGGTTTAACTTGTAAGGTTCCTACAGGTCATTACTTTGCGATGGGGGATAACCGCGATAACAGCGCTGATTCTCGTTACTGGGGATTTGTTCCGGATAAAAACTTGGTTGGTAAAGCCTTCTTTGTATGGCTCAATTTAGGTAACCTTGGTCGTATTGGCGGGTTCCAGTAA
- the rnc gene encoding ribonuclease III: MNARAVIETAPLQERLGYTFKKPELLYQALTHRSHSKKNNERLEFLGDSVLNCVVAEMLYERYSDLDEGDLSRVRANLVKQQALYEIAQTLSLSDYLRLGEGELKSGGFRRPSILADTLEAVTGAIFLDGGFDAAKTCLRKLYSIILSQVDPKTLGKDDKTLLQECLQSYQLPLPTYNVTGTSGAAHNQQFEVECLIPSLKVSVKGEGASRRAAEQSAAKSALLAVLKALPQDSRKPKKTRSAKKKAAKKEATEEQLNLKLKG, encoded by the coding sequence ATGAACGCACGCGCTGTCATTGAAACCGCACCGCTTCAAGAGCGCCTAGGCTACACATTTAAGAAGCCAGAGCTGCTTTATCAAGCGCTAACTCATCGTAGTCACAGCAAGAAGAATAATGAGCGATTAGAGTTTTTGGGTGATTCTGTATTAAATTGTGTTGTCGCTGAAATGCTTTATGAACGTTATTCTGATTTGGATGAAGGTGATTTATCTCGTGTACGTGCCAATTTAGTGAAGCAGCAGGCTTTATATGAGATTGCACAAACATTATCTTTATCAGACTATCTGCGTTTAGGCGAAGGCGAGTTGAAGAGTGGTGGATTTCGGCGACCATCGATATTGGCTGACACCCTCGAGGCAGTGACAGGCGCAATCTTTTTAGATGGCGGGTTTGATGCTGCAAAAACTTGCTTACGAAAACTCTACTCCATCATTCTGTCGCAAGTTGATCCAAAGACATTGGGCAAGGATGACAAAACGCTTTTGCAAGAGTGCTTACAAAGTTATCAACTGCCGTTGCCAACTTATAACGTTACTGGTACGAGCGGCGCTGCCCACAATCAGCAGTTTGAAGTCGAATGCTTGATTCCAAGTTTAAAAGTATCTGTAAAAGGTGAGGGTGCATCGCGTCGTGCTGCTGAACAGTCTGCTGCAAAAAGTGCTTTACTTGCAGTTTTAAAGGCCTTGCCACAAGATTCTCGCAAGCCCAAGAAAACACGCTCTGCGAAGAAGAAGGCTGCCAAGAAAGAGGCGACTGAAGAGCAATTGAATTTGAAGTTAAAGGGCTAA
- the era gene encoding GTPase Era: MGKSTLLNALVGQKISITSRKAQTTRHRILGVQNREEAQFIFIDTPGFQTRLMNTLNKALNRTVTTALQDVNVVCFVVETGYFGEDDKKVLKLLPSDIPVVLVLNKLDLFNSRFQAPSERDQALLNFIKEMAKPWSELGGHEDQKSEFAEIVPMSAKSPGDIQRLLDVLEGYLPKGEPVYDGDTVTDRSERFLAAEILREKVFRFTGEELPYTSTVVIDQFKMDGKMRRISATILVDRDSHKAMIIGQKGERLKKISTDARIDMEKLFDGKVFLETWVKVKRGWADDRAELRAQGLE; this comes from the coding sequence ATGGGCAAATCTACTTTGCTTAATGCATTGGTAGGTCAGAAGATCAGCATTACTTCACGTAAAGCGCAAACCACACGTCACCGTATTTTGGGTGTGCAGAATCGCGAAGAAGCACAATTTATTTTCATTGATACGCCAGGATTCCAGACGCGTTTAATGAATACTTTAAATAAAGCACTTAACCGCACAGTTACTACTGCTCTACAAGACGTCAACGTAGTTTGCTTTGTTGTCGAGACCGGTTATTTTGGTGAAGATGATAAAAAAGTATTGAAACTTCTGCCAAGCGATATCCCTGTGGTGTTGGTATTAAATAAATTGGATCTGTTTAATAGCCGTTTTCAGGCGCCATCAGAGCGTGATCAAGCCTTGCTCAATTTCATTAAAGAAATGGCCAAGCCATGGTCTGAATTAGGTGGTCATGAAGACCAAAAATCAGAGTTCGCGGAAATTGTGCCTATGAGTGCCAAGAGTCCTGGCGATATTCAGAGACTATTGGATGTGCTTGAGGGTTATTTGCCTAAAGGCGAGCCTGTTTATGACGGCGATACGGTTACCGATCGTAGTGAGCGCTTCCTTGCTGCCGAAATTCTGCGAGAAAAGGTATTTCGTTTTACCGGTGAAGAGTTGCCCTACACCTCTACTGTGGTCATTGATCAATTTAAGATGGATGGCAAGATGCGCAGAATCTCTGCGACGATTTTGGTTGATCGCGATAGTCACAAAGCGATGATCATTGGCCAAAAAGGTGAGCGTTTAAAGAAAATTTCTACCGATGCTCGGATCGATATGGAAAAACTATTTGATGGAAAAGTTTTCTTAGAGACCTGGGTAAAAGTGAAGCGTGGTTGGGCAGATGATCGCGCTGAATTGCGGGCACAAGGGCTGGAATAA
- the recO gene encoding DNA repair protein RecO, whose translation MASIRVADEPAFVLHSIPYKETSLILDVFTRQHGRMALIAKGAKRPHSTLRPVLQRFQPLLVSWSGKSELRTLTKSEWVGGMPSLVGDALLCGFYLNELLVKFLAREDEYETLYDRYADTINALSALEESKGLEEILRPFELSLLQETGYAAALDRCVETNEAPIHDGQYVYQPEKGVRPVQVDDPGHWPVLTGRSLLAIAVGDFSDPVTLSESKQLMRFLLGLHLQDQVLTTRQILIDLKKI comes from the coding sequence ATGGCTTCGATTCGTGTTGCTGACGAACCCGCTTTTGTATTGCACAGCATTCCCTATAAAGAAACCAGTCTCATTTTGGATGTCTTTACGCGACAGCATGGTCGCATGGCGTTGATTGCCAAAGGAGCAAAGCGCCCTCATTCCACATTAAGACCAGTACTGCAGCGCTTTCAACCACTCTTAGTTTCTTGGAGCGGTAAGTCAGAGCTGCGCACCTTAACCAAATCCGAGTGGGTAGGCGGCATGCCTTCCTTGGTGGGCGATGCACTCCTTTGTGGCTTCTACCTAAATGAATTACTTGTGAAATTCTTAGCGCGTGAAGATGAATATGAAACGCTTTACGATCGCTATGCAGATACGATTAACGCTTTGTCGGCACTTGAAGAGTCAAAGGGCTTAGAAGAAATTCTGCGTCCATTTGAGCTGTCTTTGTTGCAAGAAACTGGTTACGCGGCGGCGCTTGATCGTTGCGTTGAAACCAATGAAGCACCTATTCATGATGGTCAATATGTTTATCAGCCAGAAAAAGGTGTGAGACCTGTTCAAGTGGATGATCCTGGTCATTGGCCTGTGCTGACTGGAAGATCCTTGTTAGCAATAGCGGTTGGTGACTTTTCTGATCCGGTAACACTCTCCGAAAGCAAGCAATTAATGCGCTTCCTCTTGGGGCTGCATTTACAAGATCAAGTGTTGACTACCCGTCAAATTCTGATTGATTTAAAGAAAATCTAG
- a CDS encoding pyridoxine 5'-phosphate synthase yields MTSAQALELGINIDHVATLRNARGTVYPDPIKAAQLAEEAGADLITLHLREDRRHIKDADLIALRPLIKTRMNLECAITPEMLNIACQVKPQDVCLVPEKREEVTTEGGLDVLGKFDLVKAATKQLQDAGIRVSLFIDPEEKQIQAAKDVGATVVELHTGRYADLSGAQQEAELLRIKKAAQFGKSIGLRVNAGHGLHEGNVIPIAGIAELSELNIGHAIVAEALFKGWQKAIKDMKALMTQGRKANL; encoded by the coding sequence ATGACTTCTGCCCAGGCCTTAGAACTCGGAATTAACATCGATCATGTGGCAACCCTACGCAATGCACGGGGTACGGTTTATCCAGATCCGATTAAAGCAGCCCAATTAGCGGAAGAAGCGGGTGCTGATCTCATAACATTGCATCTTCGCGAAGATCGCCGTCACATTAAGGACGCTGATTTAATCGCTTTGCGACCTTTAATCAAAACGCGTATGAATCTCGAGTGCGCAATTACCCCCGAAATGCTCAATATCGCTTGTCAAGTAAAACCACAAGATGTTTGTTTGGTTCCTGAGAAGCGCGAAGAGGTTACCACTGAGGGTGGTCTCGATGTTTTGGGAAAGTTTGATCTTGTTAAGGCGGCTACCAAGCAATTGCAGGATGCGGGTATTCGGGTATCACTGTTTATTGATCCAGAAGAAAAACAAATTCAGGCTGCTAAGGATGTGGGCGCCACTGTAGTGGAGTTGCATACCGGTCGGTATGCTGATTTGTCTGGCGCTCAACAAGAGGCTGAGTTGTTGCGCATAAAGAAAGCGGCACAGTTTGGGAAAAGTATTGGTTTGAGAGTCAATGCGGGCCATGGTTTGCATGAAGGTAATGTCATACCAATTGCAGGTATTGCTGAACTATCAGAGCTGAATATCGGGCATGCCATTGTTGCTGAAGCCCTATTCAAAGGTTGGCAAAAAGCCATTAAAGATATGAAAGCCTTGATGACTCAAGGTAGAAAAGCAAATCTATGA
- the acpS gene encoding holo-ACP synthase, whose amino-acid sequence MIIGIGTDILQIERLQAAYDRTNGRLAEKILGPDEMLVFKHRLARNHKRGIAFLATRFAAKEAFSKAIGLGMRMPMTWRSLQTLNEPSGKPVTSYLGALAQFMQDKNWEAHVTVSDEQDMAIAHVIVTQK is encoded by the coding sequence ATGATCATCGGCATTGGCACCGATATTTTGCAGATTGAGCGCTTGCAGGCTGCCTATGATCGTACGAATGGTCGCCTAGCAGAAAAGATACTGGGCCCCGATGAGATGTTGGTATTTAAACATCGTCTTGCCAGAAATCACAAGCGGGGGATCGCTTTTTTGGCAACGCGTTTTGCTGCTAAAGAAGCGTTCTCCAAAGCGATTGGACTAGGAATGAGAATGCCGATGACCTGGCGTTCTTTGCAAACTTTAAATGAACCTAGCGGTAAGCCTGTAACCAGTTATTTGGGTGCATTAGCCCAATTCATGCAAGATAAAAACTGGGAAGCTCACGTGACGGTAAGCGATGAGCAGGACATGGCAATCGCACATGTTATCGTGACTCAAAAATAA
- the nagZ gene encoding beta-N-acetylhexosaminidase: MSKSIMKPGPITLDVVGQTLNAEDRRRILHPLTGGVILFGRNFNDRKQLTKLTVDIKKLRPDVLISIDHEGGRVQRCRTDGFTHLPPMRKLGELWLAKNKSTHAAESAALAMAAATACGYVLAAELRACGVDFSFTPVLDLDFGRSGVIGDRSFSRDPQIVFALAKSLNEGLRLAGMANCGKHFPGHGWAEADSHVAIPVDERSLQEILNDDAKPYEWLDLSLAAVMPAHVIYPKVDQNPAGFSKIWLHSVLRLELGFEGVIFSDDLSMEGASVAGSVVEGAEMALDAGCDAVLICNRPDLADQLLAKLKVSKTKQAESAIRLNKLMPDNQALSWAELQDEAQYQHAKGLLQQLKLIA, encoded by the coding sequence ATGAGCAAATCGATCATGAAGCCAGGCCCCATTACCTTGGACGTGGTGGGCCAAACATTAAATGCTGAAGATCGTCGTCGTATTTTGCATCCGCTAACAGGTGGCGTGATCTTATTTGGCAGAAATTTTAATGATCGCAAACAACTTACCAAGTTGACTGTAGATATTAAAAAACTTCGTCCTGATGTATTAATTTCAATAGACCACGAAGGTGGTCGAGTGCAGCGTTGCAGAACTGATGGCTTCACCCATTTGCCGCCCATGCGTAAATTGGGTGAGCTTTGGCTTGCTAAAAATAAGTCCACTCATGCAGCAGAATCGGCTGCACTAGCGATGGCAGCAGCTACTGCTTGTGGCTATGTACTTGCTGCAGAACTTCGGGCGTGTGGTGTAGATTTTAGCTTTACTCCAGTGTTAGATCTCGATTTTGGTCGTAGCGGTGTGATCGGAGACCGTTCCTTTAGTCGTGATCCTCAAATTGTGTTTGCTTTAGCAAAGAGTTTGAATGAGGGTCTGCGTTTGGCTGGTATGGCCAACTGCGGCAAACACTTCCCTGGTCATGGTTGGGCAGAGGCGGACTCGCATGTGGCCATTCCGGTAGATGAGCGCTCACTCCAAGAAATTTTGAATGACGATGCAAAGCCTTATGAATGGCTTGATTTGAGTTTGGCTGCAGTCATGCCGGCACATGTGATTTATCCAAAAGTTGATCAAAATCCTGCAGGTTTCTCCAAGATCTGGTTGCACTCTGTGTTGCGTCTAGAGCTTGGCTTTGAAGGGGTGATCTTTAGTGATGATCTTTCGATGGAAGGTGCTAGCGTTGCAGGATCGGTAGTAGAGGGGGCTGAGATGGCTCTGGATGCGGGTTGTGATGCTGTTCTGATCTGTAATCGACCTGATTTAGCGGATCAACTGTTGGCTAAGCTGAAAGTGTCTAAAACGAAGCAAGCGGAGTCTGCCATTCGTTTGAATAAGCTCATGCCTGACAATCAAGCGCTTTCATGGGCGGAGCTGCAGGATGAGGCGCAATACCAGCATGCCAAAGGCTTACTGCAGCAGTTAAAGCTCATTGCATGA
- the efp gene encoding elongation factor P has protein sequence MKTAQELRVGNVVMIGTDAMVVLKAEYSRSGRNSSVVKMKFKNLLTGAPNEGVYKADDKFDVVILDKKECTYSYFADPMYVFMDGEYNQYEVESEFMGDALNYLEEGMPCEVVFYEGKALSVAMPNSLVREITYTEPAVKGDTSSGKVLKTAKLATGYELQVPLFCNTGDKIEIDTRTGEYRSRAN, from the coding sequence ATGAAAACAGCACAAGAACTCCGCGTTGGTAACGTAGTGATGATCGGCACTGATGCCATGGTCGTATTAAAAGCAGAATATAGCCGCTCTGGCCGTAACTCTTCTGTTGTCAAAATGAAATTTAAGAATTTGTTAACTGGTGCACCAAACGAAGGTGTTTACAAAGCTGATGACAAATTTGATGTGGTAATTTTGGATAAGAAAGAATGTACTTACTCTTATTTCGCAGATCCAATGTATGTATTTATGGATGGTGAATACAACCAATATGAAGTTGAGTCTGAATTCATGGGTGATGCATTGAACTACCTCGAGGAAGGTATGCCTTGTGAAGTGGTGTTCTACGAAGGTAAAGCACTTTCCGTTGCAATGCCAAACTCACTCGTTCGTGAAATCACTTACACAGAGCCTGCAGTAAAAGGCGATACCAGCTCAGGCAAAGTATTAAAGACAGCGAAATTGGCTACTGGCTATGAATTGCAAGTACCTTTGTTCTGCAACACTGGTGACAAGATCGAAATCGATACGCGTACTGGTGAATACCGCAGCCGCGCTAATTAA
- the earP gene encoding elongation factor P maturation arginine rhamnosyltransferase EarP, translating to MRWDIFCQIVDNYGDAGVCWRLARSLSSLHQQEVRIFCDDLPTLNLIASGTDAKIKKRIDIQPWEASFNNARHPVQAPNVVIEAFGCDLPERYLAGLFIAPVKPILINLEYLSAEPWILDFHGKASPQSHGISKYFFFPGFQDETGGLLIDPIPPDAEVSKDRIPQALTETWSKLRPNAKRFSVFCYPGAPLQKWLENLGSLNEDIDVLLTPGHAEQLSLYGQQEPQLPDRLQLLSIPFVSQDEYDWVLSQCDFNIVRGEDSFVRAQLAGKPFIWHIYPQEDRAHEVKLAAFLDLYLDEADQELRLAVIAAMTWAMPAEWFGSLDQWSIYAKAWRTQLLKKQGDGGLAARLLRFTS from the coding sequence ATGCGTTGGGATATTTTCTGCCAAATCGTAGACAACTATGGTGATGCCGGTGTTTGCTGGCGTCTAGCCCGTAGCTTATCAAGTCTTCACCAGCAAGAGGTACGTATTTTTTGCGACGATCTACCAACCTTGAATTTAATCGCCTCTGGTACCGACGCAAAGATTAAAAAGCGTATTGATATACAACCCTGGGAAGCCAGCTTCAATAACGCAAGACATCCCGTGCAGGCACCAAACGTGGTGATCGAGGCGTTTGGTTGCGACCTACCCGAACGCTACTTAGCAGGCTTATTTATTGCCCCAGTAAAACCCATCCTGATTAATCTGGAGTATTTGAGCGCAGAACCATGGATTCTGGATTTTCATGGCAAGGCCTCGCCACAATCTCATGGGATATCAAAATACTTTTTCTTCCCTGGATTTCAGGATGAAACAGGCGGCCTATTGATTGACCCCATTCCGCCCGACGCAGAAGTTAGCAAAGACAGAATTCCTCAAGCCCTGACAGAAACCTGGTCAAAGCTTCGGCCTAATGCAAAACGGTTTAGCGTATTTTGCTATCCAGGCGCCCCCTTACAGAAATGGCTTGAAAACTTGGGTTCGCTAAACGAGGATATTGATGTACTGCTTACGCCCGGTCATGCTGAACAACTGAGTTTATACGGCCAACAAGAGCCTCAACTACCAGATAGACTGCAATTGCTATCGATCCCTTTTGTCTCTCAAGATGAATATGACTGGGTTTTATCGCAATGTGATTTCAATATCGTGCGAGGTGAAGATTCTTTTGTGAGGGCACAGTTAGCAGGCAAACCGTTTATTTGGCACATCTATCCTCAAGAAGATCGCGCTCATGAAGTCAAATTAGCCGCCTTTTTAGATCTTTATCTTGATGAAGCAGATCAAGAATTGCGCTTAGCCGTCATTGCCGCAATGACTTGGGCAATGCCCGCAGAATGGTTTGGGTCACTCGACCAGTGGAGCATCTACGCTAAAGCGTGGCGCACCCAATTACTCAAAAAACAAGGTGATGGTGGCTTGGCAGCTCGTCTATTGCGGTTTACCAGCTAA